One segment of Octopus sinensis linkage group LG27, ASM634580v1, whole genome shotgun sequence DNA contains the following:
- the LOC115225078 gene encoding germinal-center associated nuclear protein isoform X4 — protein MFQAPNPRQSPQNQLPSFGQIVNTSLSPPSQQRPFGSGGIAAGFGSPSAFGSSGNSNVASFGSTAAFGSSTNAAGFGSTAAFGSSSSNTAGFGNTPAFGSSGTNTASFGNTAAFGNSSSHTNVAGFGSTAAFGSSSTNAAGFGSTAAFGSNSTNAAGFGSTAAFGSSSTNAAGFGSTTAFGGSSTNAAGFGSTAAFGSSGSGNQKTASFSTNTFPSSSTSSSPDQFQSRPSTFTPPASLPKPTPPQSNTSSFTTSPKSQNVTSSGGHGGTDAISFARVAADHPPTGIFSVKSEKNPFGGVGAFSGNGNNNNSSAISITATTSSSVFGVGQNPFGRSSFPPAFSATKAEPQVLKVKNSNPFLNAPTDNVFSRSQSGSDASDNPPTGTLPMTAFGAFVSNNNSSMTALPSSGFGTGKSKTVLSTATTASSTFTSPVTLSTSPLLPSPSSFPGPLTQQTGPSATFTKNVFGSRGDMSSSSGPVLAKSSTGSFLPLSKNNSIGGGGSSSSSSSSSIHSSERNVFKGDAKPMPSAFARKSIAKVFGGVPLSESKRSSTSVSASSDPNTGSVGLFGKSHESHSSFSKTKASSSSTISKYSTEVSAAPSLRKTGLFGKPERTGSRAEEKTLSVSAAANTTARTSLSPSTSKLRNDGPSHRSSSYSYMDEDECDDRVLSVAQRAVSSSRMEMDKMSKVPVASRFYSKTMDSTGRLAGSRKRFSITDDGRHRKVPKSRSEYDLMRSSNRSKMSRSAMRQRQFSEELESHPVLVCKNIPPKFNQVPFLRNHFSKFGAVQRVTRNLAKHGANIHFKDHKSAAHAKMKGLKLAPGIHIQIFWQSNPHKQSLTLDVDLDTIPPDESERQGHMPLPSSRRSINPPPPPPTSGRRDRQQQPSWMSDEVEEELRLMAGTSDISGDFVQTLVRRKEAEAPFVPMTKRATTTSTTGKIVSTSSPLPLSRKSDSPSRRHQSSHDYHQEKQQEHRRKVQKQPSPTLSGVSSQALTPASVLGSTTTTHRKRKLHPQPPSSSSPSMTSQSAFADTKKSIVGPAVPSTVRSYSSVVAGHRTTASATTTTTATAMATSLFRKSEHSSMIFGGFQGDTDVQKANVTISASRVQLLDQRDRSIRNAGLKKKSNLATAKALIGSCPDMCPEKERYDREAKRRLHMFEMIPATKMMAYPQVDHARAVKEYSRSSADQEEPLIHELRPGPVLVRTMNYLLSEIANRGQDGLWAEWFDFLWDRSRGIRKDITQQMMCNRDAVALIEKCVRFHVFASERLCEEDISVFSPKINDENLTKCLQSLKYLYADLDKKKKIRFDTEAEFRSYMVLMNLNQGDILREVQTLRPEVRTSPEIHFALQVYSALNSNNYIKFFKLARTATFLSSCIIHRYFMQVRSKALRILRKALTFGAKPVPYPLSELVRTLCFESTSEAGSFCRHYGFTVEGSEVLLDRSSFIEPEVAPCLVRAVNFIESKCTQPIGEVINGGPLEPVKLPNPINSFDEDGNLKQEALSKEVLQTWKDSVTMEAETSEGPDTSPQLPSETAKPAAPCDMQLAVASEETLWQGSELVTSNAEVSFDSAVTTVQQQLQEQHQQKTAKSTAILLIKEIAKDLFLEVIATFAREISQEFYQKSEQLGDVASDVQRSISDDVVNREMRVIAQEVHTESTANGAAMHAAGADFQFEKRQEQLEEDDEEERLRRLLQAKTEELASLSQEDGGEVREIEEEEEFDEAKLLKDDEEEEEEEGQQAEVEEEEKQERQEQIAEILSMQKKIDRPFMKQRELEERSQKEVENERKKEEEEEKYKKAMAERMHERERAMRARAIAEHKAKKRQEEEKTVALLKAKQEAEEKEMRERLRAKKAAAEKEAEEEQKRVAAEEEQRRKSLAEEVTEQMLEELVLTEVHSVVSQQMSDIEKELHDRLVKECCQRATEEIMNEVVSELCMTEGHAFYRNDIELRLETLRKAEYCVRLYKMNKILECWKQRQLQRQHERDMTMFPSWPSLAPLDKQLKTLCGKEHEGVVGDTLVMGISRIAHLSMETPVAINRRDDYLPLALTLCHMRRHLIQQKAWYPLDLAATVGPSLLSSSSYDTQICSGQNSGSLYWKLLMSLPELDEQQTDNATMYSLELSDWLKAKLSKGAKPQPDVDNMSILSLYKCHLEGSSIGRQQRDTMLHFCLREVTGSLTPDLIQHIESKRLFCGTSGLLFVLPLLSKDDDKEKYWLDAQIRLSTLLQAKPQQPSLPVAVLVPHDETEPGSPPSLEQLLLKLDLSCLINQELVSSIELFTLPFRCQEESGFDVETVAVETMLSNCLRWLATHLPSQPNLDKKYLKDFLEDFLASQFYGPLLYNRGLRSAEGYLQQICPLFTGTLQNISCL, from the exons ATGTTTCAAGCTCCAAATCCTCGCCAATCTCCACAGAACCAGTTGCCATCTTTTGGGCAGATTGTCAACACATCGCTGTCACCGCCATCACAACAGCGTCCATTTGGCAGTGGTGGAATTGCAGCAGGGTTTGGAAGCCCCTCAGCATTTGGTAGCAGTGGTAATTCGAATGTAGCAAGTTTTGGAAGCACTGCTGCTTTTGGTAGCAGTACTAATGCAGCAGGTTTTGGAAGCACCGCAGCATTTGGTAGTAGCAGTTCTAATACAGCAGGTTTTGGAAATACCCCTGCATTTGGTAGTAGTGGTACTAATACAGCAAGTTTTGGAAACACTGCTGCATTTGGTAATAGCAGTAGCCACACTAATGTGGCAGGCTTTGGGAGCACCGCTGCATTTGGCAGTAGCAGTACTAATGCAGCAGGGTTTGGAAGTACTGCTGCATTTGGCAGCAACAGTACTAATGCAGCAGGGTTTGGAAGTACTGCTGCATTTGGTAGTAGCAGTACTAATGCAGCAGGGTTTGGAAGCACCACTGCATTTGGCGGTAGCAGTACTAATGCAGCAGGGTTTGGAAGCACTGCTGCGTTTGGAAGCAGCGGAAGTGGGAATCAGAAAACAGCATCTTTCTCAACCAACacattcccatcatcatcaacatcatcttcccCTGACCAGTTCCAGTCACGACCATCCACGTTTACCCCACCTGCTTCTCTTCCAAAGCCAACACCACCACAGTCAAATACCTCCTCCTTCACCACTTCTCCCAAATCCCAGAATGTGAcaagtagtggtggtcatggtggaacAGATGCCATTTCTTTTGCAAGAGTTGCAGCTGACCACCCCCCCACaggaatattcagcgtgaaatCTGAGAAAAATCcatttggtggtgttggtgctttcAGTGGCaatggcaacaataataatagcagtgcTATCAGCATTACAGCCACTACATCTTCATCTGTGTTTGGTGTAGGACAAAATCCCTTTGGACGCAGTTCTTTCCCACCAGCGTTCTCTGCCACCAAAGCCGAACCCCAGGTGCTGAAGGTCAAGAACTCTAATCCGTTCCTGAATGCGCCGACCGATAATGTCTTCTCTAGAAGTCAAAGCGGCAGCGATGCAAGTGACAACCCACCCACTGGAACTTTGCCCATGACAGCATTTGGGGCCTTCGTTAGCAACAACAATTCATCAATGACAGCTTTGCCTTCTTCAGGGTTCGGGACAGGCAAAAGCAAGACTGTTTTatcgacagcaacaacagcatcatcaacattCACCTCTCCCGTTACATTGTCAACATCTCCGTTGTTACCATCACCCTCGTCATTTCCTGGCCCCCTTACACAACAAACTGGCCCTTCAGCTACATTTACTAAAAATGTATTTGGTAGTAGAGGGGACATGAGCAGCAGTTCAGGTCCTGTTTTGGCAAAATCCTCCACTGGAAGCTTTTTACCTTTGAGTAAGAATaacagtattggtggtggtggtagtagtagtagtagtagtagttctagtaTTCATAGCAGCGAGAGGAATGTGTTTAAAGGAGACGCAAAACCTATGCCATCCGCATTTGCAAGAAAATCAATTGCTAAGGTCTTTGGTGGTGTGCCATTGTCAGAATCGAAAAGATCTTCAACCTCAGTTTCAGCCAGCAGTGACCCCAACACTGGTAGTGTGGGGCTTTTTGGAAAATCCCATGAAAGCCATTCAAGCTTCTCCAAGACCAAAgccagcagcagtagcaccatTAGTAAATATTCGACTGAGGTATCTGCAGCCCCCTCGCTAAGGAAAACGGGACTGTTTGGTAAACCGGAAAGAACTGGAAGCAGGGCTGAAGAGAAAACCCTGTCTGTAAGTGCAGCGGCCAACACAACTGCCAGGACTTCCTTATCTCCTTCAACTTCAAAGTTAAGGAATGATGGTCCGTCCCATAGGTCCTCTTCTTACTCGTATATGGATGAGGATGAGTGTGATGACAGGGTACTGAGCGTTGCCCAGCGGGCTGTCTCCTCATCCAGAATGGAAATGGACAAAATGTCAAAGGTACCAGTTGCTTCCAGGTTTTACTCAAAGACTATGGATTCCACAGGAAGACTAGCAGGGTCCAGAAAGAGGTTTTCCATCACAGACGATGGGAGACATAGGAAAGTCCCCAAATCGAGGAGTGAATACGACTTAATGAGATCGTCAAATCGTTCAAAGATGTCGAGGAGTGCCATGCGGCAACGCCAATTCTCTGAGGAGCTGGAGAGTCACCCAGTGCTGGTCTGCAAGAATATCCCACCTAAATTTAACCAGGTGCCTTTTCTCCGCAACCACTTCAGCAAGTTCGGGGCTGTGCAGCGTGTCACTAGGAATCTTGCCAAGCATGGGGCAAACATTCACTTCAAGGACCACAAATCAGCAGCCCATGCAAAAATGAAGGGTTTGAAATTGGCCCCTGGCATACACATTCAGATCTTCTGGCAATCAAATCCCCATAAACAATCCTTGACATTAGATGTAGACCTTGACACTATACCCCCTGATGAAAGTGAAAGACAGGGCCACATGCCCCTACCTTCGTCACGGAGGAGCATCAACCCTCCTCCACCTCCGCCCACCTCTGGTAGGCGTGACCGCCAGCAACAGCCATCTTGGATGTCAGATGAGGTTGAAGAGGAGCTGCGCTTGATGGCTGGCACGAGTGACATAAGCGGGGACTTTGTGCAGACCTTAGTGCGACGCAAGGAAGCCGAAGCTCCTTTTGTCCCTATGACTAAGAGagctactactaccagcaccactggTAAAATTGTTTctacatcatcaccattgcctcTGTCTCGGAAGTCCGACAGTCCGTCAAGGCGACACCAATCTTCCCATGACTATCACCAAGAAAAACAGCAAGAACACCGGCGGAAAGTGCAGAAGCAACCATCGCCCACTCTGTCAGGGGTCTCCAGTCAGGCCCTGACTCCGGCCTCAGTTCTAGGGTCTACGACAACAACACACAGGAAGAGAAAACTCCACCCTCAGCCACCTTCGTCGTCCTCTCCATCCATGACCTCTCAGTCAGCTTTTGCTGATACAAAGAAAAGCATTGTTGGCCCAGCAGTTCCGTCCACTGTTAGATCCTACAGTTCTGTTGTCGCAGGCCACAggacaacagcatcagcaaccacaacaacaacagcaacagcaatggcGACTTCACTTTTCAGGAAATCTGAACATAGTTCCATGATTTTTGGCGGTTTCCAAGGTGACACAGATGTACAGAAAg CTAATGTAACCATTTCAGCATCACGGGTTCAGCTACTCGACCAACGAGACCGATCAATCAGAAATG CAGGTCTAAAGAAGAAGTCCAATCTGGCCACCGCCAAGGCACTCATTGGATCCTGTCCAGATATGTGTCCCGAAAAAGAACGTTATGACCGTGAAGCGAAGCGGCGTCTGCACATGTTTGAGATGATACCGGCCACCAAAATGATGGCCTATCCTCAAGTTGATCATGCCCGAGCTGTGAAGGAATACAGTAGGTCTTCAGCCGATCAG GAAGAACCACTCATCCATGAGCTGAGACCAGGCCCAGTACTTGTGCGGACGATGAATTACCTGCTCTCTGAGATTGCTAACAGAGGTCAGGATGGACTGTGGGCAGAATGGTTTGATTTCCTATGGGACCGCAGCAGAGGAATCAGAAAA GACATAACGCAACAGATGATGTGCAACAGAGATGCTGTGGCCCTCATCGAGAAGTGTGTCCGTTTCCATGTGTTCGCATCGGAGCGACTGTGTGAAGAGGACATCTCTGTGTTTTCTCCAAAGATTAACGATGAAAACCTCACCAAATGCCTGCAGAGCCTCAAATACCTCTATGCTGACCTtgacaagaagaaaaagatacgCTTCGACACAGAGGCAGAGTTCCGTTCCTACATGGTCCTGATGAACCTTAATCAGGGCGATATCCTCAG AGAAGTCCAAACTCTTCGACCAGAAGTAAGGACTTCCCCAGAAATCCACTTTGCTCTTCAGGTATACTCGGCCCTCAACAGTAACAATTACATCAAGTTTTTCAAACTGGCACGTACGGCCACTTTCCTTAGTTCCTGCATCATCCATCGCTATTTTATGCAGGTTCGCAGTAAAGCATTGAGGATTCTCCGCAAGGCTCTCACCTTTGGAGCGAAACCTGTCCCC tACCCACTCAGTGAACTGGTACGTACCCTATGTTTTGAGTCGACCAGTGAGGCTGGAAGCTTTTGCAGGCATTACGGTTTCACAGTCGAAGGTTCGGAAGTCCTCCTTGACCGTTCGTCATTTATTGAGCCTGAGGTTGCTCCATGTCTGGTCCGAGCAGTGAACTTCATAGAATCCAAATGTACCCAACCAATTGGTGAG GTGATCAACGGAGGTCCTTTAGAGCCTGTCAAACTTCCAAACCCCATAAACAGCTTTGACGAAGATGGTAACCTGAAGCAGGAAGCTCTGTCTAAAGAAG TATTGCAAACCTGGAAGGACTCTGTCACCATGGAAGCAGAAACATCCGAGGGTCCAGACACATCTCCACAGCTTCCGTCTGAAACAGCGAAGCCAGCTGCTCCCTGCGACATGCAGCTGGCTGTTGCCTCAGAGGAGACCTTATGGCAGGGATCAGAGCTTGTGACCTCCAATGCTGAAGTATCATTTGACTCTGCAGTAACCACTGTGCAGCAGCAACTGCAAGAACAACACCAACAGAAGACAGCTAAATCAACAGCAATATTACTG ATCAAGGAAATTGCCAAAGATTTGTTTTTGGAGGTCATTGCAACATTTGCAAGAGAAATCTCGCAGGAATTTTACCAAAAATCTGAGCAGCTTGGAGATGTTGCTTCTGATGTCCAGCGAAGTATTAGTGATGATGTTGTGAACAGAGAGATGCG TGTTATCGCGCAGGAGGTGCACACTGAGTCTACTGCTAATGGGGCAGCAATGCATGCAGCCGGAGCAGATTTCCAATTTGAAAAACGTCAAGAACAActagaagaagatgatgaagaagagagacTGCGGAGGCTTCTTCAAGCGAAGACAGAGGAGCTGGCAAGTTTGAGTCAGGAAGATGGAGGCGAAGtgagagaaatagaagaagaggaagaatttgATGAAGCCAAGTTATtgaaggatgatgaggaggaggaagaagaggaagggcaGCAGgctgaggtggaggaggaggagaaacaaGAGAGGCAGGAACAGATTGCAGAGATATTGTCAATGCAGAAGAAGATTGATAGGCCTTTTATGAAGCAGCGGGAGCTGGAAGAGAGGTCCCAGAAGGaggtggaaaatgaaagaaagaaagaggaggaggaggagaaatatAAGAAGGCCATGGCTGAACGAATGCATGAACGAGAAAGAGCAATGAGAGCCAGAGCCATTGCAGAACATAAAGCAAAGAAGCGACAGGAAGAAGAGAAAACAGTGGCTCTGCTGAAAGCGAAACAAGaagcagaagagaaagaaatgcgAGAAAGACTCAGAGCTAAGAAAGCTGCTGCAGAGAAAGAAGCGGAGGAAGAACAGAAGAGAGTGGCTGCAGAAGAGGAGCAGAGGAGAAAGAGTTTGGCAGAAGAGGTTACTGAACAGATGTTAGAGGAACTTGTATTGACTGAGGTTCATTCTGTGGTGAGCCAACAGATGAG TGACATTGAAAAGGAGCTCCATGATCGACTTGTGAAAGAATGTTGCCAGAGAGCAACAGAAGAAATCATGAATGAAGTGGTCAGTGAACTGTGCATGACGGAGGGCCATGCTTTCTATAGAAACGATATTGAGCTGCGCCTGGAGACCCTGCGCAAGGCCGAGTATTGTGTGCGACTCTACAAGATGAATAAAATCCTGGAATGTTGGAAGCAGAGACAATTGCAGCGTCAACATGAGCGCGACATGACAATGTTCCCTTCCTGGCCCTCACTGGCTCCGCTTGATAAGCAGCTGAAGACACTCTGTGGGAAGGAACATGAAGGTGTGGTAGGGGACACGCTGGTCATGGGAATCAGCCGAATAGCTCACCTCTCCATGGAGACCCCCGTTGCCATTAACCGGCGGGATGACTATCTACCCTTGGCCCTAACTCTTTGTCACATGAGGCGTCACCTGATACAGCAGAAGGCTTGGTACCCACTTGATCTAGCAGCAACGGTTGGCCCAAGCCTTCTCAGCTCCAGCAGTTATGACACACAGATATGTTCAG gTCAAAACAGTGGCTCCCTCTACTGGAAGCTGTTAATGTCATTACCAGAACTTGATGAGCAACAGACAGACAATGCAACCATGTACAGTCTGGAGTTGAGTGACTGGCTTAAGGCTAAGTTGAGTAAAGGAGCAAAACCACAGCCTGACGTCGATAAT ATGTCTATTCTGAGCCTTTACAAATGTCATCTTGAAGGGTCATCCATAGGTAGACAGCAAAGGGACACAATGTTACATTTCTGTCTTCGCGAGGTCACTGGGTCATTGACCCCTGACCTCATACAACACATTGAGAGTAAGAGACTGTTTTGTGGCACAAGTGGGCTCCTTTTTGTGCTGCCCCTCTTGAGtaaagatgatgataaggag aAGTACTGGCTCGATGCTCAAATCCGATTATCTACCCTGCTTCAGGCCAAGCCACAGCAACCCAGCCTCCCTGTTGCAGTTCTTGTGCCCCATGATGAAACTGAACCAGGCTCCCCTCCCAGTCTGGAGCAGCTACTGCTCAAGCTGGACCTGTCATGCTTAATTAATCAGGAGTTAGTCTCCAGCATCGAACTCTTCACTTTACCATTCCGGTGTCAGGAAGAGTCAGGCTTCGACGTGGAAACTGTTGCTGTGGAAACTATG CTCTCCAACTGTCTCAGGTGGTTGGCCACCCACCTCCCTTCTCAACCAAATCTGGACAAGAAATACCTGAAGGATTTTCTTGAGGACTTCCTCGCTTCTCAGTTTTATGGTCCTCTGCTGTATAACAGAGGACTGCGCTCTGCCGAGGGTTACCTGCAGCAG